One Dysidea avara chromosome 7, odDysAvar1.4, whole genome shotgun sequence genomic region harbors:
- the LOC136260743 gene encoding uncharacterized protein, which produces MNPSETASAPNPDDFIAELGAFDYFCNNMRLYVNPQLVQGRFIREGLIKAEANWGGMAVFLPDHAKMDAMLADIRANIALNGPLYFGKLLVVFKSISTYEKLAKDINKKYLELKEKQFKDHDMNKNVTPDQAKTTAKNLSTPKKKAASLTSAQNLSTAVNVKATIENLAAIAIIDKNVSMDIVVRVAPLIALRWDDIGYRLKLEIHDMEIIEAEVSRSGDVRSACKKMLRAWISSANGKQPKTWRTLLIVLLELEINCDDVIDVLKKESSTN; this is translated from the exons ATGAACCCTTCCGAGACAGCTTCTGCACCGAATCCAGATGATTTTATCGCTGAGCTTGGGGCGTTTGATTATTTCTGTAACAACATGAGACTCTACGTTAaccctcagttagtacagggcCGGTTTATAAGGGAGGGATTGATAAAGGCGGAAGCCAATTGGGGAGGGATGGCAGTTTTCTTACCGGATCACGCTAAGATGGACGCAATGTTGGCGGACATCAGAGCTAACATTGCTCTTAACGGACCACTTTATTTTGGAAAGTTACTTGTTGTTTTTAAAAGCATTTCAACGTACGAGAAGTTAGCCAAGGATATAAACA AAAAGTATTTGGAGTTGAAGGAGAAACAATTCAAAGATCATGATATGAACAAGAACGTAACACCTG ATCAGGCAAAGACAACTGCTAAGAACCTGTCCACACCTAAGAAAAAAG CTGCATCCCTCACTTCAGCTCAGAATTTATCTACAGCTGTTAATGTTAAAGCAACAATTGAAAATCTagcagctatagctataatcG aCAAAAATGTGTCCATGGATATAGTAGTCAGGGTAGCACCACTTATTGCTCTGCGTTGGGATGACATTGGGTATCGCTTAAAACTTGAAATTCATGACATGGAAATTATAGAAGCTGAAGTATCCAGATCTGGTGATGTGAGGTCAGCTTGCAAGAAAATGTTAAGGGCATGGATTAGTTCTGCTAATGGAAAGCAGCCAAAGACTTGGAGGACACTTTTGATAGTTTTATTGGAATTAGAAATCAACTGTGATGATGTCATTGATGTATTAAAGAAGGAAAGTTCAACCAATTAG